CACCCAGCCATCCTGTTCGTGGCTTTCAAAAATCGCGTCGATCACCTTCATGTTACCTATGGCGTCACTCAAGGGCGTTGGGCTAGGGTCACCGTTGAGAATGGCCTGTGAGACCACGTCACCCTCCAGGGTGTATTGATTGCAGATGGGGAAGGTCGTTTCCTCAATACCGTCATCCGTTTCCAACCACATGCGCGTCTCCACGTCGGGTGGGGCATTAAAAGGGATTTCGATTTCTATCCGCCCGGTCGTACCCACGATATGGACACGCTGGTAAGGGGAGATCTGAGTGGAAGTGGTAAAGCTACCGGTTCCGTTCTCAAACTCCATGATCCCTGAGCATTTCCGATCTATCTTAGTGACCGGATCGCGTTCGACGATACCCATGACCCGTTTGGGTTCCGCATCGAAAATGAAGCGAGTCAACGAGGTGCAGTAACAGCCGATGTCGAGCATGGCTCCCCCGCCGATGTCGGCTTGGTTGCGGATATTGGTGGGATCCACGTTGTAGTAGGAAAAGAAGGATTGAATGGTCCGCAGGTCGCCAATCTTGCCCGCGTCGGTCCAGGCTTTGGCGGTGACCCATTGGGGGTGAAAGCGAAACATGAAGGCCTCCATCGCATTCAGCTTGGGATAGCGTGCTGCCACGTCGACCAGGCGCTGGGCATCCAGTGCATTCAGGCCCAGTGGTTTTTCACAGAGCACATGCTTCCCCGCCTCCAGGACTTTAATAGACCAGTCGACATGCAAGTGATTGGGCAGGGGGTTATAAATGGCATGGATGTCATCCGCGGCCAGTAACTCCTCATAGCTGCCATAGGCTTTGGGAATCCCCATTTCGGTTGCGAAGGCCTGAGCCCCCTCGAGGTTACGTGAAGCAACCGCCACCACGTCGACCCATTCCGATTGCATAAACCCCGGCAGAAACCGTGTCCGGGCAAAATTAGCTGTACTGAGGACTCCCCATCTGACTTTATTCATGCTCCCGATTTAGCGGATCATCCTTTTCCAAACAAACTTTAATGTGAACGAAGTTACCGAACCTTCATACAAAGCGTTGAGACTCGGTCCTTCTGCGTTTAATCTTTCTTTGTCTTTTTCCTCCTCGAGGATTGTAGATGAGTGGGCGATTTACGATGGTTCATCACAGCCACCGGCCTTATTGGAAACCGGTGAAAACCATTCCCCGCAACAGCTCATGGAAGATTACAGCCAATACCAAGCGCCAGAAAAGAAGCCCCGTCGCGTGCAGCCACTCAACGATCCTGATTTCATTGGAGCCGAGGTGGCCTTGAAGCGGGCCTCTGAAAAGGCCATCGCCCGAGCTTGTGCGGCTGGATTGGAACCCGTTATTGCTCCGGTCCATAAAACGCAGAATAAGCGTTAGAGTCTTAGACCCAATCGGCTTTCATTTCATCCATTGCATCAGCTCGACGTTGACTCATTCGCCAAGCGTCCCCGATGATCAGAGGCTATGACGAATTCCCAACCAAAGCGCATCGCCTTTATCGGAGCGGGTGACATCTCGCTCCTTCATGCTGAAGCCATTGCCGCCTGTCCGAGTGCAGAACTGGCAGGCTTATGGTCGATCGATGTCGAGCTGAATCAGGAAAAAGCCGAGCGCTATAGATGTCCCATTTATGAATCGGCAGAAGACCTGGTGGCAGATCCGTCAGTCGATGCCGTCTTCATTCTGACTAATCTCGAGACACACACTCAGTACGCCACCCTCGCAATGAATGCCGGGAAAGCCGTGCTGATCGAAAAGCCTCTGGCACCGACCATTTCCGAGCTGGAGCAACTCAAAGCCTGCGCCGAGAAAAACGGGGTCGTCTTGTGCCCGGGACACAACTACATCCACGAGCCATCATTGCACCGTACCCGTGAGCTGCTCCACAGCGGTCGACTTGGCAAACTGGTCGCCGTTTATATTCACTACCACATTCATCATCCCGAGGAAGTGGCGCGCCGCTATCCGGGTGTCATTAGGCACATCCTTACTCATCATAGCTACCTGCTGAGTTACCTGGGCGAGCCCTACCATGCTCCGGTGGCCGTGTCCGCGATGAAGTCGGTTATCCACTACGACGACTTTGAGGGCGAAGACCTGGCCATACTCAACCTGCGATTGAATTCCGGAGCCATCGCCCACTTCTGTGCCGACTTTGCCGCCGACGATCATTCCGCCGACCCCTGGACCTTTGTTGTGAAAGTCATCGGCACCGACGGTGCGACCCGCTTCAGCTACCGCGACTGGGTCGAAAACAAACCAGGCGTCGTTCACTCACACACCTGGTCCGCCTACGGCTGGCACATCCGGGAAGAAGTCCGCCACTTCATTGAAGAATGCCTTAGCAAAGGCACCGCGCCACTATCCACCATCGACGACGCCATCACCGCTCAGCGCATCATCGAAGCCAGCGAACAATCCATCGCTGAACGCCGCGAAATTGATCTGTGAGTTGAAACCAGCCGTCGTAACCCAAATTATTCGCTGATAAATATCTTGAAAAATAAAACTGATATCTATTCGAGACTGAGATTATTATTCTACTATATTTAAATGGAAACTACTTATTAGATTATTAACATGATCAAAACTCAATTTATCTGTTGTGTCGCCTGAATTATTCTTTATTACTTAGATTCTTACTATCCAAATAAACTGAGTTTTAGGAGATCTAGCCTATATAGTTCCTTAGTTTAAACCCCACAATATCATAGGACAACGCCTCACGCAAACAACTGCAAATATGAAAAAGATCATAACCTTATGCATAGCTTCTGTACTTTTACCGACTGCCTTCATTAAAGCCCAGGTAAGCGAAGATGAAGAAAACAAAGATGAAAGTATATTTGAACTTTCGCCATTCACAATCCAAGAGGATGAATCGATAGGCTACCAAGCTTTATCCACATTAGCTGGTACCAGAATTAAAACTGCGCTTAGGGACACGGGTGCGGCTATCTCCATAATAACTCCTGAATTTTTAGAAGATGTAGGTGCTGTGGACGCTGCCTCTGTTTTGTCTTACAGCCTGAATACAGAGGTGTCAGGGGAACAGGGAAATTTCGCAGGTGGTGTGGAAACTGGTGATGACCGTAGTAACCCAGCAGTTAACGGACAACGTGTTCGTGGTATTTCACCCGCTTCCCTAACCAGAGGTTATTTTCTTACAGACATTCCTTTTGATTCCTATAATACGACCAGAATCACAATAAATCGGGGGCCAAATTCACTACTATTTGGCGTAGCGAACCCAGGAGGAGTCATAAATAATCAGGTAAAACTAGCCACCACAGGAGATGATTTCGCTACAATTAAATTTCGACTTGGAGAACGTGGAGGCAATCGGCAAGAAATCGATCTAGACAAAGTTCTAATAAAGGATCGCTTGGCCATCAGAATCGTAGGGGTAAATGAAGATATAAGATTCAAACAAGAACCTGCGTATGAAACAGATCAGCGCCTTCATTTCTCACTTGAAGCTGTTTTGTTTGAAAATGAAGGCTCAGACATATTTGGGAAAACTGTTTTCAAAGGAAATTGGGAAGATGGCACCATTGATGGAACACCCGCTATGGTAGTTCCGCCTGCAGATAGTGTGACCGGCTGGTTTGAACAACAAAATAAAGGTCATCGAGAGGTTATCGAACGGATGTCAGGAATCACACTTCCTGGATACATAGATAATTCCTTTGAAGACTCATATGGGCCATTTGTTCCACATACCATAATAAACACTATCCCCGGAGTTCCCTCAGGTAGACAAGCTGGAATGAACGCCAGATTATCTGCGTGGGTAAATATACCCCTTACTTGGAATCACATTGGGCAAGTTGTTCCATCAACTGGCTTGCCTGGACAACCTGAAGTCGCAGGAGTATTGGGGCGGGTTATTTGGAATAAGGCCCCACAATACGGCCGCGGAAGATTTGAGACTCCAATGCACATTAATGATTTTTGGTATAATAGTGTTCCTGGCTTTTCGAGCCCACGCATACCGCAATCGATGTTGGATAATGAAACCTTATTATGGACTGGGACAACTTCTAATGTGCGACACGACTTTGACGTTAAAAACATTTCCTTAGAACAAAGTTTATTTAACGGTAAAGGTGGAATTGAGATAGTGGTTGATGAACAAATGTATGAGAGAAATGTTTCCATACCTTTTGATGACTACAGCGGTAGCCAAAACGATTGGCGGATTGATGTTAGCTCTCATTTAACAAACGACCAACCTAACCCCAACGTCGGCAGAATACTTGGCTGGGGAGGAAATGATCCGCAATATTTCTCAACCGCCAGAGAAGCAGAAAGAGCTACTATTTTTTACGAATTCGATTTCACAGACTTGGAAGGCATTGGAGGTTATCTTGGGAAGCATGTATTTACCGGGCTGTATAATAAACAAACAATCGACCAGCTAAATAGAAGCTATAGAATGATATGGAATGATGGCAGCGCTTACAAAGTGGCATCTGATATCTTTACAGGTAATCAAACCGGTGGAAGGCGCAGAATGTGGCATTATCACTACCTGACTGATAACTTAGTTGGAAAACAATTAAGTGATGTTAAAATAACAGATTATATCACTCCTCGATTACCTCAAGAAGGCGACACGTATTTTCTTTCATGGAATGACCACCCCACACCAAGTGCGAACCCAAATGGGGTAAATGTACCAGCTGATCCTGAAGCATATGTGGCTGGCACCGGGGATCCTTCCTACTACGATACGTTCACAGCGCATAAACAGCTTATGTCTGCATATAGAAACGAACAAGTTATCAATTCAGAAGCTCTTAGCTGGCAAAGCAAATTTCTAAATGATAACGTAGTAGGTCTATTAGGATGGAGAACTGATGAATCAATCAATACTGGACAAGCTTCCGTTGACAAGGATAGCGATGGTAATCCTCTTCCTGGACAACAAGAACTATCAGATATCTCTGAAGTGGTTGAAGGTAGCACTTTAACCCAAAGTCTCGTAGTTCACTCGCCCATAAAGCTTGGATCGACAAGCATAAGTGCTCATTACAATTCCTCCGAGAACTTTTCACCTGAAGCTACTCGACGGAATATCAAAGGGAATGTTATACCATCACCTTCAGGCGAAACAGAAGAAATTGGAATTGGAATGGAATTCCTAGATGGAGCAGTTTCTCTTAGGATTAGTAAGTATGAGATGACCATGGATTATGCAGATGCCTACATGACTGGTCCTATTAATGGCGTCCTAGCTCCACTTGGTAGAGTCAGGTGGGGAATGATGGAGGCAGATGGAGCACCATGGCAAGATGTCTATGACGTCATGTATGACGACCGTAATCGATTCCCAGATGCTAAACATTTTAATAGCTACGACGAACTATTTACAGCATTGGGGAATTATCTCCCACGAGATATTGAATCTTTAATTAATGGGCGGTACAACGCAGACGGTGATTATGAGTACGATCGAATTGTTGGTGCAGCTGCAACAAGATCATTTACTTCCGAAGGCACTGAAATTGAATTAGTCGGAAACTTAACCAATAATTGGCGTGTAGCCTTAAATGTTGGTCAGCAAGAAACTATTACAGCTAACTCGGTACCGGTTTTAGCCGAAGTAGCTAATGAGGTGTTAGAAGGCTATAAAAGAGAAGGTCTTTGGGGTCACCAAGATGCTCCGGACAACGATGCGGATTCTACATTCGGCAGTAGATTCAATGGAGCTACCTTGATACCAATAGCAGCAGCACAGGCTAGGGATGGAACTGTTTCTTTAGAACAGCGCAAATGGAGGATAAACTTTGCTACTAATTACAATTTCACTGAAGGAGCCCTGAAAGGTTTTGGAATTGGAGGATCATACCGTTATCAATCTGAGGTAGCAATAGGATATGAAAATATGATAAGTCCAGATGGCTTGGTTGTACCAGTTATCGATAACCCGCATATGGGGCCCACTATGTGGAATGGAGACATGTGGATTAGCTATAAAAGACCTTTGACTGACAAGATTGATATGAAGCTTCAATTAAATATAAGAAACTTACTTGGAGATGATGACCTTATTCCCGTATCTGCAAATCCTGACGGTAGGATAATAGCATACAGAAATTCTAACCCACGAGATATATTCTTGACTAGCACCTTCAGCTTCTAATCTAGCTTTAGACCTTTAAAAAGAGAGTGCCTACATTCTGTAGGCACTCTCTTTTTGTTTAAAACCATAAGACCTTGCTCCTAAATACGGGTAATGTGGATACGCGAAAAATATCCGGACATACCACAAGTCCGACCGTAGTGGATTGGGATAAAAATGGAATTCCGGATCTGTTGGTTGGGGCAGAGGATGGGCGGCTTTACTATAAAAGGAACGCGATAGGGAATCGTTAAAGTGACCTCGCTTCGTGGCGCTTGGGAATTGGAATTTATTTGAGATTTGGATCTTCATGGGGCTTGGAGCTACCTGTTCGCTTATCGGCAAAATGGCCTACCAGCGCGCCGAGCAGCACGATCGAACTGGTGCCCAAAATGATTGTCATGAAGGAGTGAAGCGGATTCGCCCAACCGGATATTCTGTCCGGCCAAAGTCCGGTTTTAGAAAGCGACAGCCAGAGGATCAACAGCGCCCCAACGACGACGGAAATAATGGCATGCGGATTTCGGGCCTTTCGCGAGATCAGGCCGAGAAGAAACA
This genomic stretch from Opitutia bacterium ISCC 52 harbors:
- a CDS encoding Gfo/Idh/MocA family oxidoreductase; the encoded protein is MNKVRWGVLSTANFARTRFLPGFMQSEWVDVVAVASRNLEGAQAFATEMGIPKAYGSYEELLAADDIHAIYNPLPNHLHVDWSIKVLEAGKHVLCEKPLGLNALDAQRLVDVAARYPKLNAMEAFMFRFHPQWVTAKAWTDAGKIGDLRTIQSFFSYYNVDPTNIRNQADIGGGAMLDIGCYCTSLTRFIFDAEPKRVMGIVERDPVTKIDRKCSGIMEFENGTGSFTTSTQISPYQRVHIVGTTGRIEIEIPFNAPPDVETRMWLETDDGIEETTFPICNQYTLEGDVVSQAILNGDPSPTPLSDAIGNMKVIDAIFESHEQDGWVEM
- a CDS encoding Gfo/Idh/MocA family oxidoreductase; this translates as MTNSQPKRIAFIGAGDISLLHAEAIAACPSAELAGLWSIDVELNQEKAERYRCPIYESAEDLVADPSVDAVFILTNLETHTQYATLAMNAGKAVLIEKPLAPTISELEQLKACAEKNGVVLCPGHNYIHEPSLHRTRELLHSGRLGKLVAVYIHYHIHHPEEVARRYPGVIRHILTHHSYLLSYLGEPYHAPVAVSAMKSVIHYDDFEGEDLAILNLRLNSGAIAHFCADFAADDHSADPWTFVVKVIGTDGATRFSYRDWVENKPGVVHSHTWSAYGWHIREEVRHFIEECLSKGTAPLSTIDDAITAQRIIEASEQSIAERREIDL
- a CDS encoding Plug domain-containing protein; translation: MKKIITLCIASVLLPTAFIKAQVSEDEENKDESIFELSPFTIQEDESIGYQALSTLAGTRIKTALRDTGAAISIITPEFLEDVGAVDAASVLSYSLNTEVSGEQGNFAGGVETGDDRSNPAVNGQRVRGISPASLTRGYFLTDIPFDSYNTTRITINRGPNSLLFGVANPGGVINNQVKLATTGDDFATIKFRLGERGGNRQEIDLDKVLIKDRLAIRIVGVNEDIRFKQEPAYETDQRLHFSLEAVLFENEGSDIFGKTVFKGNWEDGTIDGTPAMVVPPADSVTGWFEQQNKGHREVIERMSGITLPGYIDNSFEDSYGPFVPHTIINTIPGVPSGRQAGMNARLSAWVNIPLTWNHIGQVVPSTGLPGQPEVAGVLGRVIWNKAPQYGRGRFETPMHINDFWYNSVPGFSSPRIPQSMLDNETLLWTGTTSNVRHDFDVKNISLEQSLFNGKGGIEIVVDEQMYERNVSIPFDDYSGSQNDWRIDVSSHLTNDQPNPNVGRILGWGGNDPQYFSTAREAERATIFYEFDFTDLEGIGGYLGKHVFTGLYNKQTIDQLNRSYRMIWNDGSAYKVASDIFTGNQTGGRRRMWHYHYLTDNLVGKQLSDVKITDYITPRLPQEGDTYFLSWNDHPTPSANPNGVNVPADPEAYVAGTGDPSYYDTFTAHKQLMSAYRNEQVINSEALSWQSKFLNDNVVGLLGWRTDESINTGQASVDKDSDGNPLPGQQELSDISEVVEGSTLTQSLVVHSPIKLGSTSISAHYNSSENFSPEATRRNIKGNVIPSPSGETEEIGIGMEFLDGAVSLRISKYEMTMDYADAYMTGPINGVLAPLGRVRWGMMEADGAPWQDVYDVMYDDRNRFPDAKHFNSYDELFTALGNYLPRDIESLINGRYNADGDYEYDRIVGAAATRSFTSEGTEIELVGNLTNNWRVALNVGQQETITANSVPVLAEVANEVLEGYKREGLWGHQDAPDNDADSTFGSRFNGATLIPIAAAQARDGTVSLEQRKWRINFATNYNFTEGALKGFGIGGSYRYQSEVAIGYENMISPDGLVVPVIDNPHMGPTMWNGDMWISYKRPLTDKIDMKLQLNIRNLLGDDDLIPVSANPDGRIIAYRNSNPRDIFLTSTFSF